In Arachis hypogaea cultivar Tifrunner chromosome 2, arahy.Tifrunner.gnm2.J5K5, whole genome shotgun sequence, a genomic segment contains:
- the LOC112728489 gene encoding putative expansin-B2, with product MKVHAFTLVVLCSMLLSTTCYCINPKFFNPSKVPNDEKPWDQAQATWYGTPDGAGSESGACSYGKTVESPPISKLTAAVGHYIFRQGYGCGACYEVKCTDNAACSGKPVTVVVSDECPSCSGYHFNLSGAAFASIANPGQQDILHKLGQVNLQYRRVSCSFGSSIAFTIGENSEPNKLELSMEYVNGDADVHIENGPEQGLEISHVWGATWSVFAGGYSIQPPFNFTLVQRYPNGTKGKTILVPNVFTQYWKIGQVYQSTINF from the exons ATGAAGGTTCACGCCTTTACTCTTGTAGTCCTTTGTTCTATGCTTTTAAGCACTACTTGCTATTGCATTAACCCCAAATTTTTCAATCCTTCAAAAGTTCCAAATGATGAAAAACCATGGGACCAAGCACAAGCTACATGGTATGGAACCCCCGATGGTGCTGGTTCAGAGA GTGGTGCATGTAGTTATGGTAAAACTGTAGAGAGTCCTCCAATCTCTAAATTGACAGCGGCTGTTGGCCATTATATTTTCCGCCAAGGTTATGGATGTGGTGCTTGTTATGAG GTGAAATGCACAGATAATGCAGCATGTTCAGGGAAGCCAGTGACAGTGGTGGTAAGTGATGAATGTCCATCGTGTTCAGGATACCATTTCAATCTTAGTGGCGCCGCTTTTGCTTCCATCGCAAATCCAGGTCAACAAGATATTCTTCACAAACTTGGACAAGTCAATCTTCAATACAGAAG GGTTTCATGCTCATTTGGAAGTTCTATAGCATTTACGATAGGTGAAAACTCTGAACCAAATAAGTTAGAACTATCAATGGAATACGTAAATGGAGATGCAGATGTTCATATAGAAAATGGTCCTGAACAAGGTTTAGAGATTTCTCATGTGTGGGGTGCCACTTGGAGTGTTTTTGCTGGTGGTTATTCTATACAACCTCCATTCAATTTTACCCTCGTTCAACGTTATCCCAATGGTACCAAAGGAAAGACCATTCTGGTTCCTAATGTATTCACACAGTATTGGAAGATCGGTCAAGTTTATCAATCAACGATAAATTTCTAG